The genomic segment CCCTGGTGCACAGCCAAAACAACGATCTTTGCGACTCGTCCACCGACAGCCTGGAACACGGCGGTCTCTCCCCCCTGGGCGAAGAAGTGGTGCTACGCATGAACGACCTGGGGATGCTGATTGATGTTTCGCACGCATCCGACAACACTTTTTACGATGTTCTGGAGAAGAGCCGTACCCCCGTCATTGCCTCCCACTCCTGTGCCCGGGAGCTATGCGACAATCCCCGGAACCTGAGCGATAAGATGCTGCTGAAGCTGAAGGAGAATGGCGGGGTGATCCAGCTGTGCATTCTAAGCGCCTATTTGAAAACGCCTGCTCCGAATCCGGAGCGCGACTCGGCCCGGGACGCGGTTCGGGAGAAGCACGGAGACTATAACCGGCTGGATAATGCGGCCAGGGAGGCTTTTCTGGAAGACTGGTATGCCGTGAACAGGGAGTTCCCCCAGGAGCTGGCCACCGTGAGCGATGCGGTGGACCATATCGACCATATCGTGGAACTGATCGGCATTGATCATGTGGGGATCGGCACCGATTTCGACGGGGGAGGGGGACTGGAAGACTGTTTTGATGTTAGCCAGATGGGGAACATCACCCTGGAACTGGTACGCCGGGGCTACAGTGCGGAAGAGATTAAGAAGATCTGGGGCGGAAACCTCACCCGGGTATTTAAGGAAGTGGAGGCGGCCGCAATCCTCTCCGGGGAGGCCACCTCTGAGGCGGCCACCTCTGAGGCGGCCATATAACCGGGTTTTAATGCATAAAGAGTTG from the Bacteroidales bacterium genome contains:
- a CDS encoding dipeptidase, with translation MRTWIPLLVTVLVLTGCADSETRLVKKAARIHEAAYTVDSHTDTPLRLNRMGYDFGVRNDPRETRSKIDLPRMKEGGMDGIWFAVFVGQGERSPEGNRRAMEEALEITKQIYQTVEKYPADLEVATRSGDLARIAKKGKHAIYIGLENGYPLGNRPELLDHYYQKGIRYVTLVHSQNNDLCDSSTDSLEHGGLSPLGEEVVLRMNDLGMLIDVSHASDNTFYDVLEKSRTPVIASHSCARELCDNPRNLSDKMLLKLKENGGVIQLCILSAYLKTPAPNPERDSARDAVREKHGDYNRLDNAAREAFLEDWYAVNREFPQELATVSDAVDHIDHIVELIGIDHVGIGTDFDGGGGLEDCFDVSQMGNITLELVRRGYSAEEIKKIWGGNLTRVFKEVEAAAILSGEATSEAATSEAAI